One window of Marinomonas primoryensis genomic DNA carries:
- the rplF gene encoding 50S ribosomal protein L6, producing the protein MSRVANSPVTLPSGVDLTLNGQTVVVKGGKGSLEFNIHTSVQVSKEENVITFAARDGAKQSRALAGTTRALVNNMVVGVSQGFEKRLLLQGVGYRAALKGNVLNLSLGFSHPVDYELPEGITAECASQTEIVIRGVDKQAVGQVAAEVRGFRPPEPYKGKGVRYADEIIRRKEAKKK; encoded by the coding sequence ATGTCTCGAGTTGCTAATAGTCCCGTGACGCTTCCTAGTGGTGTAGATTTAACCCTAAATGGCCAAACTGTCGTTGTTAAAGGCGGTAAAGGTTCTTTAGAGTTTAATATTCACACAAGCGTACAGGTGTCTAAAGAAGAAAATGTTATTACCTTCGCTGCGCGCGATGGTGCAAAACAAAGCCGTGCCTTAGCTGGTACAACTCGTGCTTTGGTTAACAACATGGTTGTTGGTGTTAGTCAAGGTTTCGAAAAAAGATTGCTTCTTCAAGGTGTTGGTTACCGTGCTGCGCTTAAAGGCAATGTACTTAACCTATCTCTGGGTTTTTCTCATCCAGTAGATTATGAATTACCTGAAGGCATAACAGCTGAATGTGCTTCTCAAACAGAAATCGTGATCAGAGGCGTTGATAAACAAGCCGTTGGTCAGGTTGCTGCAGAAGTTCGCGGTTTCCGTCCGCCAGAGCCTTATAAAGGCAAAGGTGTTCGTTATGCTGACGAGATTATTCGTCGTAAAGAAGCTAAGAAGAAGTAG
- the rpmD gene encoding 50S ribosomal protein L30, whose translation MANNTITVQLTRSPIGRLPKHRETVKGLGLRKVGQTRELEDTPSVRGMVNKVYYMVKVVGE comes from the coding sequence ATGGCGAATAATACCATCACAGTTCAACTAACCCGCAGCCCGATCGGTCGTCTTCCAAAGCACCGTGAAACTGTTAAAGGCTTGGGTTTGCGTAAAGTTGGCCAAACACGTGAGTTGGAAGATACTCCTTCAGTACGTGGTATGGTTAATAAAGTTTATTACATGGTAAAAGTGGTAGGGGAATAA
- the rpsM gene encoding 30S ribosomal protein S13 translates to MARIAGVNIPDNKHAVISLTYIFGIGRTRSRAICAATGVTETAKIGSLSDDILDELRGEVAKYIVEGDLRREVSMSIKRLMDLGCNRGIRHRRSLPVRGQRTKTNARTRKGPRKPIRK, encoded by the coding sequence ATGGCTCGTATAGCCGGTGTCAATATTCCTGACAATAAACATGCGGTCATTTCTCTGACTTACATCTTCGGAATTGGTCGCACCCGTTCGCGCGCTATTTGCGCTGCTACAGGTGTTACGGAAACTGCGAAAATAGGTTCTTTAAGTGATGATATCCTTGATGAACTTCGTGGCGAAGTTGCTAAGTACATTGTAGAGGGTGACTTACGTCGTGAAGTCAGTATGTCTATCAAACGTTTGATGGACTTAGGTTGTAACCGCGGGATTCGTCATCGCCGCAGCCTACCAGTTCGTGGTCAACGCACCAAAACGAACGCACGTACACGAAAAGGCCCTCGTAAGCCTATTCGTAAGTAA
- the secY gene encoding preprotein translocase subunit SecY: MAKRGSLPAGMQNGLGELWARIRFVFIAIIVYRIGAHIPVPGINPDRLSALFDQNEGTILSLFNVFSGGALERMSIFALGILPYISASIIMQLLTVVSPQLEQLKKEGEAGRRKITQYTRYGTVLLALVQSASMAVGLASQGISFSSGMEFYAVAVVTLVAGTVFLMWLGEQVTEKGIGNGISILIFAGIVAGLPSALGRSFESARQGDINILALLLIGIMAIATIAFVVFIERGQRRITVNYAKRQQGKKVFAAQKSHLPLKVNMAGVIPPIFASSILLFPASIGQWFGQGDGMEWLQNVSLALAPGQPLYVLLFAIAIVFFCFFYTALVFNPKDVADNLKKSGAFLPGIRPGDHTARYIDGVMTRLTLFGALYITLVSLMPQFFVVAWNVPFYFGGTSMLIVVVVVMDFMSQVQSHLMSQQYESLMKKSNLTGYGPNGLMR, from the coding sequence ATGGCAAAGCGTGGCTCACTACCTGCTGGAATGCAAAACGGATTAGGCGAGCTTTGGGCTCGTATTCGTTTTGTGTTTATAGCGATTATTGTATACCGAATCGGTGCACACATTCCTGTCCCAGGTATTAATCCTGACAGATTGTCCGCATTGTTTGACCAAAATGAAGGCACTATTCTGAGTTTATTTAACGTATTCTCAGGGGGCGCGCTTGAACGCATGAGTATTTTTGCGCTCGGGATTTTGCCCTATATTTCTGCCTCTATTATTATGCAGTTATTGACGGTTGTGAGTCCGCAGCTAGAGCAGTTAAAGAAAGAAGGTGAGGCGGGTCGTCGTAAGATTACTCAATACACTCGTTATGGTACTGTGCTTCTTGCTCTTGTTCAGTCGGCCAGTATGGCTGTGGGCTTGGCAAGTCAAGGGATCTCATTCAGTAGTGGTATGGAATTCTATGCTGTTGCAGTGGTGACTCTTGTTGCTGGTACTGTCTTCTTGATGTGGTTAGGTGAGCAAGTTACAGAGAAGGGGATTGGTAATGGTATTTCCATTCTAATCTTCGCTGGTATTGTTGCTGGTCTGCCATCTGCTTTAGGCCGTTCATTTGAGTCGGCTCGTCAAGGCGATATTAATATTCTTGCTTTGTTGTTGATTGGTATAATGGCTATTGCGACTATTGCGTTCGTTGTTTTCATCGAGCGTGGTCAACGTCGCATTACAGTTAATTACGCTAAGCGTCAACAAGGTAAAAAAGTGTTTGCTGCACAGAAGAGTCATTTGCCTCTTAAAGTGAATATGGCTGGTGTTATACCTCCTATCTTTGCTTCAAGTATCCTTTTGTTTCCTGCTTCGATCGGCCAGTGGTTTGGTCAGGGTGATGGAATGGAATGGTTGCAAAATGTCTCTTTGGCACTGGCTCCTGGGCAACCGCTCTATGTGCTGTTGTTTGCGATAGCAATTGTTTTCTTTTGCTTTTTCTATACAGCGCTAGTGTTCAATCCTAAAGATGTGGCAGATAACTTGAAAAAATCCGGTGCTTTCTTGCCGGGTATTCGTCCAGGCGATCATACAGCTCGATATATTGATGGTGTAATGACTCGTTTGACACTGTTTGGTGCTTTGTACATCACACTAGTGTCACTGATGCCTCAATTCTTTGTTGTTGCGTGGAATGTTCCATTCTACTTTGGCGGTACTTCTATGTTGATCGTAGTTGTTGTTGTCATGGACTTTATGTCGCAAGTACAAAGCCATTTGATGAGTCAGCAATATGAGTCGTTAATGAAGAAATCTAATCTGACTGGTTATGGTCCCAATGGCCTAATGCGCTAA
- the rpsE gene encoding 30S ribosomal protein S5: MAFNDQQTSDLQEKLVQVNRVAKVVKGGRIFSFTALTVVGDGKGKVGFGRGKAREVPQAIQKAMEQARRNMVSVKLNGDTLQYPVKANHGASKVYMQPASQGTGIIAGGAMRAVLEIAGVHNVLAKCYGSTNPVNVVRATIKGLQDMKAPEQIAAKRGKSVDQILG; this comes from the coding sequence ATGGCGTTTAATGATCAACAAACTAGCGACCTCCAAGAGAAGCTAGTTCAAGTAAACCGCGTTGCTAAAGTTGTAAAGGGCGGACGTATCTTCTCTTTCACAGCTTTGACAGTTGTCGGTGATGGAAAGGGTAAAGTTGGCTTTGGTCGTGGTAAGGCGCGTGAAGTTCCTCAAGCTATTCAAAAAGCAATGGAACAAGCTCGCCGCAACATGGTTTCTGTGAAGCTTAATGGAGATACACTTCAGTATCCTGTTAAAGCTAACCACGGGGCATCTAAAGTTTACATGCAGCCTGCATCTCAAGGTACTGGCATTATAGCCGGTGGTGCAATGCGTGCGGTTCTAGAAATCGCAGGCGTTCACAATGTATTGGCTAAATGTTACGGTTCTACAAACCCTGTAAACGTGGTTCGCGCTACGATTAAAGGTTTGCAGGATATGAAAGCACCTGAACAAATCGCGGCAAAACGCGGTAAGTCAGTCGATCAAATTTTGGGGTAA
- the rpsD gene encoding 30S ribosomal protein S4: MARYIGPTCKLSRREGTDLQLKSGSRALESKCKADTVPGVHGARRSRLSDYGLQLREKQKVRRMYGVLEKQFSNYYKSAARLKGATGENLLQFLESRLDNVVYRAGFGSTRAEARQLVGHKGILVNGATVNIASYQVKAGDVVSIREKAKKQLRVQSALELSKGRAPIHWIEVDSTKLEATYKAVPERADLSAEINENLIVELYSK, translated from the coding sequence ATGGCTCGTTATATAGGTCCAACTTGTAAGTTGTCTCGTCGTGAAGGTACCGACTTGCAATTGAAGAGCGGTTCACGCGCTCTTGAGTCAAAATGTAAAGCAGATACGGTTCCTGGTGTGCATGGTGCACGTCGTAGCCGTCTTTCTGATTACGGCTTGCAATTACGTGAGAAACAAAAAGTTCGTCGTATGTACGGTGTTCTTGAAAAACAATTTAGTAATTACTACAAATCTGCCGCTCGTCTAAAAGGCGCAACTGGTGAAAACCTTTTGCAATTTTTGGAATCACGTTTAGATAACGTTGTTTATCGTGCAGGTTTTGGCTCTACACGTGCGGAAGCTCGTCAACTAGTTGGCCATAAAGGCATTCTAGTTAACGGCGCTACGGTTAATATTGCGTCTTACCAAGTTAAAGCTGGTGATGTAGTGTCAATTCGTGAAAAAGCTAAGAAGCAATTGCGCGTACAAAGCGCACTAGAGCTATCTAAAGGTCGTGCACCGATCCATTGGATCGAAGTTGATTCAACTAAACTGGAAGCTACTTATAAAGCAGTTCCAGAACGTGCCGATTTATCAGCTGAAATTAATGAGAACCTAATTGTCGAACTTTACTCTAAGTAA
- the rplO gene encoding 50S ribosomal protein L15 — MFLNTLSPAEGSKHAPKRVGRGIGSGLGKTGGRGHKGLKSRSGGSVKPGFEGGQMPLQRRLPKFGFTSRQAKYVAEVRLNELAAVNAEVVDLAALKSADILGHQIKTARVILSGSIDKAVTVRGLKVTKGARAAIEAAGGKVEE; from the coding sequence ATGTTTTTAAATACACTTAGTCCTGCCGAAGGTAGCAAGCATGCTCCTAAACGTGTTGGTCGCGGCATTGGTAGCGGCTTGGGTAAAACCGGCGGGCGAGGCCATAAAGGTCTTAAATCCCGCTCTGGTGGCTCAGTAAAACCTGGTTTTGAAGGTGGTCAAATGCCTTTGCAGCGTCGTCTGCCAAAATTCGGTTTTACTTCACGTCAAGCGAAGTATGTTGCTGAAGTTCGTTTAAACGAACTTGCTGCTGTAAATGCTGAAGTTGTAGATTTGGCTGCTCTTAAAAGTGCGGACATTCTTGGTCATCAAATTAAGACTGCACGTGTAATTTTGTCTGGTTCAATCGACAAAGCTGTTACTGTTCGTGGACTTAAAGTGACTAAAGGTGCTCGTGCCGCAATTGAAGCAGCTGGCGGAAAAGTCGAGGAATAA
- the rplR gene encoding 50S ribosomal protein L18, with the protein MNTKKQSRIRRARRARLHIRELGANRLTVHRTPRHMYAQVISPCGSKVLASASTLEEALRGTATGNKVAAKEVGTLIATRAKEAGVTSVAFDRSGFKYHGRVQVLADAAREAGLEF; encoded by the coding sequence ATGAACACTAAAAAACAATCTCGGATTCGTCGTGCACGCCGTGCGCGTTTGCATATTCGTGAGTTAGGTGCGAATCGTCTTACTGTACATCGCACACCACGCCATATGTATGCTCAAGTGATTTCTCCATGTGGTAGTAAAGTGCTTGCTAGCGCCTCTACTCTTGAAGAAGCTCTACGTGGTACAGCGACAGGTAATAAAGTTGCGGCGAAAGAAGTCGGTACTTTGATTGCTACTCGCGCTAAAGAAGCAGGTGTCACTTCGGTCGCTTTTGACCGTTCTGGCTTCAAATATCATGGTCGTGTTCAGGTTCTTGCTGACGCTGCACGTGAAGCCGGTCTAGAGTTCTAA
- a CDS encoding MFS transporter: MDLLERRSVLALALIYLFRMLGLFLILPVIGVAADGLTGADAALIGTAIGIYGLTQASLQIPMGMWSDKIGRKRVIVIGLLLFAIGSLICANADDIMVLIVGRAVQGAGAIASTLMALLSDVTREQNRTKAMAIVGVSIGASFMLSLVLGPWIFALVGLSGLFYLSFVLSLLGIILIIFAVPNIVQHTFRRDTTPSLTALGLVLKDSNLRFLNISVLLLHASLTALFVTVPGLLVNQFDLPLSQHSWLYLAIMGFAFAGMLPLVIIAESKGKMKGVLVAVLMLLGVSSILLQWAPYLWVFGVLLWAYFVGFNSLEATLPSLISKLAPVGYRGTAMGVFSTHQFMGSFLGGVGGGWLLQNHSSSGVFWFVGVMFLIWSMVGAVQPAPRQLSSLAFSLPNMTDEEVSTLANQLSEIQGVEGMQIFKDEQTAYLKVDKKLLDKDTLMRLAPQVIL, from the coding sequence ATGGATCTACTTGAACGTCGTTCTGTCCTTGCACTAGCGCTGATCTATTTATTTAGAATGTTAGGTTTATTCCTTATTCTGCCTGTCATCGGTGTTGCGGCTGACGGATTAACGGGAGCAGATGCCGCTTTAATTGGAACCGCGATTGGCATTTATGGACTTACGCAAGCGAGTCTGCAAATTCCGATGGGAATGTGGTCCGATAAAATAGGCCGTAAACGCGTGATTGTCATTGGTCTTTTGTTGTTTGCTATTGGTAGCCTGATTTGTGCGAATGCCGATGATATTATGGTGCTAATTGTTGGCCGAGCCGTTCAGGGTGCGGGTGCAATTGCCAGCACCTTGATGGCACTGCTAAGTGATGTGACAAGGGAACAAAATCGCACGAAAGCAATGGCAATTGTTGGCGTTAGTATTGGCGCCTCTTTTATGCTTTCTTTGGTGTTGGGGCCATGGATTTTCGCATTGGTTGGCCTTTCTGGTCTTTTCTACCTTTCTTTTGTTTTATCATTACTTGGCATCATTTTGATTATTTTTGCTGTGCCAAATATTGTACAGCATACCTTTCGGCGTGATACGACACCTAGCCTTACAGCACTCGGTCTTGTCCTAAAAGATTCAAATTTACGTTTTTTAAACATCAGCGTGTTGCTGTTGCACGCGAGCTTAACGGCTTTGTTTGTTACCGTGCCAGGATTGTTGGTAAATCAATTTGATTTACCACTGTCGCAACACAGTTGGTTATACCTCGCCATCATGGGTTTTGCTTTTGCAGGTATGTTACCATTAGTGATTATTGCTGAGTCAAAAGGCAAGATGAAAGGCGTGCTCGTCGCGGTGCTTATGCTGTTAGGTGTAAGCTCGATATTGCTACAATGGGCTCCTTATCTTTGGGTCTTTGGTGTTTTATTGTGGGCCTATTTTGTCGGCTTTAATTCATTAGAAGCGACATTGCCTTCATTGATTAGTAAACTGGCCCCTGTTGGTTATCGAGGCACGGCAATGGGGGTGTTCTCTACTCATCAGTTTATGGGGTCTTTTTTGGGTGGTGTTGGCGGCGGTTGGCTGCTTCAAAACCATTCAAGCAGTGGCGTCTTTTGGTTTGTTGGTGTTATGTTTTTGATTTGGTCGATGGTCGGTGCTGTTCAACCGGCCCCTCGTCAGTTAAGTAGTTTGGCGTTTAGCTTACCCAATATGACAGATGAAGAAGTATCGACGTTGGCGAATCAACTTTCTGAAATCCAAGGAGTGGAAGGTATGCAAATTTTCAAAGATGAGCAAACGGCTTATCTTAAAGTCGATAAGAAATTATTAGATAAAGACACTTTGATGCGATTGGCACCACAAGTGATTCTTTAA
- the rplQ gene encoding 50S ribosomal protein L17, with protein MRHRKSGRHLNRTSSHRKAMFKNMAASLFEHEVIKTTLPKAKELRRVAEPLITLAKIDSVANRRLAFARTRSKDAVGKLFTELGPRYQARPGGYIRILKCGFRTGDNAPMAYVELVDRPVAEAAE; from the coding sequence ATGCGTCATCGTAAGAGTGGTCGTCACTTAAACCGTACTAGCTCACATCGTAAAGCGATGTTTAAAAATATGGCTGCTTCTTTGTTTGAGCACGAAGTTATTAAAACTACGTTGCCAAAAGCAAAAGAATTACGCCGTGTTGCTGAGCCTTTGATTACATTGGCGAAAATTGATTCGGTTGCGAATCGTCGTCTAGCCTTTGCTCGTACTCGTAGTAAAGATGCTGTAGGTAAATTGTTTACTGAACTTGGTCCTCGTTACCAAGCTCGTCCTGGCGGTTACATTCGCATTTTAAAATGTGGATTCCGTACAGGTGACAATGCTCCTATGGCTTACGTTGAATTGGTCGATCGACCAGTCGCGGAAGCCGCTGAGTAA
- a CDS encoding DNA-directed RNA polymerase subunit alpha encodes MQRSVSELLTPRNIEVQEISNTRAKVTLQPLERGFGHTLGNALRRILLSSMPGCAIVEIEIDGVLHEYSAIEGVKEDVIEILLNLKGVAIALHGQDEATLTLSKKGPGIVTAGDIQLVADAEIANPDHVIAHLDDTAELTMQIKVARGRGYEPADARIAGDDETRPIGRLQLDASFSPVRRVAYSVDNARVEQRTDLDKLVLDIESNGTIDPEEAIRRAATILQQQIAVFVALESESEAPVVEEEDEIDPILLRPVDDLELTVRSANCLKAENIYYIGDLIQRTEVELLKTPNLGKKSLTEIKDVLAQRGLSLGMRLENWPPASLKDDSKVLAR; translated from the coding sequence ATGCAGCGTTCAGTGAGCGAATTGTTAACCCCACGCAACATTGAAGTTCAGGAAATAAGCAATACTCGCGCTAAAGTAACACTGCAACCGTTAGAACGTGGTTTTGGTCATACTTTGGGTAACGCGCTACGCCGTATTCTTCTGTCTTCAATGCCAGGTTGTGCGATTGTTGAAATTGAAATCGACGGTGTATTACACGAATACAGCGCAATCGAAGGGGTTAAAGAAGATGTAATTGAGATTCTTCTTAACCTGAAAGGAGTTGCGATCGCTCTACACGGGCAGGATGAAGCAACTCTTACTCTAAGTAAAAAGGGTCCTGGTATCGTAACAGCTGGAGATATTCAGTTGGTTGCTGATGCAGAGATTGCTAACCCTGATCATGTAATTGCGCACTTGGATGATACTGCTGAATTAACTATGCAGATCAAAGTCGCTCGTGGTCGTGGTTATGAGCCTGCTGATGCTCGTATTGCTGGCGACGATGAGACTCGTCCAATTGGTCGCTTGCAACTGGATGCCTCGTTTAGCCCTGTTCGACGTGTTGCTTACAGTGTTGATAATGCTCGTGTAGAGCAGCGTACAGATTTAGATAAGTTAGTCTTAGACATCGAATCTAATGGTACGATTGACCCTGAAGAAGCTATTCGTCGTGCAGCGACTATTCTACAACAACAGATTGCTGTGTTCGTCGCCCTTGAAAGCGAGAGTGAAGCGCCTGTTGTAGAAGAAGAGGATGAGATTGATCCAATTTTGCTACGCCCGGTTGATGATCTTGAATTGACCGTTCGCAGTGCTAACTGTTTAAAAGCAGAGAACATTTATTACATCGGTGATTTGATTCAACGTACTGAGGTTGAGCTTCTTAAGACGCCTAACCTAGGTAAGAAGTCGTTAACTGAAATCAAAGATGTTTTAGCACAGCGTGGTTTGTCTTTGGGAATGCGTTTAGAGAATTGGCCACCGGCTAGTTTGAAAGACGATAGCAAAGTTCTAGCTCGCTAG
- the rpsK gene encoding 30S ribosomal protein S11, with product MAKPATRNTKKKVKKTVVDGVAHVHASFNNTIVTITDRQGNALSWATAGGSGFRGSRKSTPFAAQVAAERAGTVAQEFGLKNVDVMIKGPGPGRESAVRALNALGLRINNITDVTPIPHNGCRPPKKRRV from the coding sequence ATGGCTAAGCCAGCTACGCGCAATACCAAGAAAAAAGTCAAAAAGACAGTTGTTGATGGCGTTGCTCATGTACACGCATCATTTAACAATACAATTGTGACTATCACCGATCGTCAAGGCAATGCTTTGTCTTGGGCTACTGCCGGTGGTTCTGGTTTTCGCGGTTCTCGAAAAAGTACACCTTTCGCAGCTCAAGTAGCAGCGGAGCGTGCCGGTACTGTCGCACAAGAATTCGGCCTTAAAAACGTTGACGTAATGATTAAGGGTCCTGGCCCTGGTCGTGAGTCCGCAGTTCGTGCATTGAATGCATTGGGCTTGCGTATCAATAACATCACAGATGTGACGCCAATTCCGCACAACGGTTGTCGTCCACCTAAGAAACGTCGCGTTTAA
- the rpmJ gene encoding 50S ribosomal protein L36 has protein sequence MKVRASVKKICRNCKIVRRNGSVRVICVEPRHKQRQG, from the coding sequence ATGAAAGTACGTGCATCTGTAAAGAAAATCTGTCGTAACTGTAAAATCGTTCGTCGTAACGGTTCAGTTCGAGTAATTTGCGTTGAGCCTCGTCACAAACAGCGTCAAGGTTAA
- the uvrA gene encoding excinuclease ABC subunit UvrA: MDTITIRGARTHNLKNVDLDIPRDKLVVITGLSGSGKSSLAFDTLYAEGQRRYVESLSTYARQFLSMMEKPDIDHIEGLSPAISIEQKSTSHNPRSTVGTITEIYDYLRLLFARAGQPRCPDHGEPLEAQTISQMVDKVISLPEETKMMLLAPIVKDRKGEHLHTISDLLSKGFIRARIDGIVVDLDDAPTLEKNKKHTIEVVIDRFKVRSDLQLRLAESFETCLGLSDGIAKVINMDDDKEEYIFSSKFACPVCGYSLTELEPRLFSFNNPNGACQTCDGLGTHQMFDPDRIIHDETLTLAEGAIRGWGRRSIFYYQQLTALAKHYGFDIESKYQDIPEDFKKRILQGSGKDKIDFIYINERGDKMTRSHSFEGVIPNLQRRYHETESDSVRDDLSQYISVQSCPECHGSRLNRSARNVFIAEQTLPEVVTYPIAECLKYFETLELPGSRGEIASKILKEIRDRLTFLVNVGLEYLTLDRKADSLSGGEAQRIRLASQIGAGLVGVMYILDEPSIGLHQRDNERLIATLTRLRDLGNTVIVVEHDEDAIRVADFVVDIGPGAGVHGGQIIASGTPQDIMDCPESITGQFLTGKRKIEIPAIRHQAKDKQFLKLIGATGNNLNTVDLKIPVGVMTCVTGVSGSGKSTLINGTLYPLAATALNGATTLKAAPHERIDGLELFDKCVDIDQSPIGRTPRSNPATYTGIFTPMRELFSATQEARSRGYKPGRFSFNVKGGRCEACQGDGVIKVEMHFLPDVYVPCDTCKGKRYNRETLEIHYKGKNIRQCLEMTIEDAREFFDPVPSIARKLQTLVDVGLGYIRLGQAATTLSGGEAQRVKLAKELSKRDTGATLYILDEPTTGLHFADIEQLLKVLHRLRDHGNTVVVIEHNLDVIKTADWVIDLGPEGGSGGGYIVAEGTPEDIAQADNSHTGRFLKLMLN, translated from the coding sequence ATGGATACCATTACCATACGCGGGGCCCGCACTCACAATCTTAAAAATGTGGACCTAGACATCCCAAGAGACAAACTTGTGGTGATAACTGGCCTATCAGGCTCAGGGAAATCCTCGCTCGCCTTCGATACACTATATGCCGAAGGGCAACGCCGCTATGTAGAATCTCTCTCAACATACGCTCGCCAGTTTTTATCCATGATGGAGAAACCTGACATTGACCACATTGAAGGACTATCGCCGGCGATCTCAATTGAACAAAAATCAACCTCACATAACCCTAGATCAACCGTCGGTACAATAACAGAGATTTATGATTATCTGCGACTGTTATTTGCCCGAGCAGGACAACCTCGCTGTCCAGATCATGGTGAGCCATTAGAGGCGCAAACCATATCACAAATGGTCGATAAAGTTATATCGCTACCTGAAGAAACGAAAATGATGCTGCTAGCTCCTATCGTCAAAGATAGAAAAGGTGAGCATTTACACACCATTAGCGACTTGCTTTCAAAGGGGTTCATTCGTGCACGCATTGATGGCATCGTCGTGGATTTAGATGATGCACCTACCTTAGAAAAAAATAAAAAACATACCATTGAAGTCGTCATCGATCGTTTTAAAGTACGGTCGGACTTACAACTTCGCTTAGCCGAGTCCTTTGAAACCTGCCTTGGCTTATCCGATGGTATTGCCAAAGTCATTAACATGGATGATGACAAAGAAGAGTATATTTTTTCTAGTAAATTCGCCTGCCCTGTTTGCGGATACAGCTTAACGGAACTAGAGCCCCGCCTTTTTTCTTTTAATAATCCAAACGGTGCTTGCCAAACTTGTGATGGCCTTGGTACGCATCAAATGTTTGATCCAGATAGAATCATTCATGATGAAACACTGACATTAGCAGAAGGCGCAATTCGTGGCTGGGGACGACGTAGCATTTTCTACTACCAGCAACTCACCGCCTTAGCGAAGCATTATGGCTTTGATATCGAGTCTAAATATCAGGACATACCAGAGGATTTTAAAAAACGTATACTTCAAGGCTCAGGAAAGGACAAAATAGACTTTATCTATATTAATGAGCGTGGCGATAAAATGACTCGCTCACATTCTTTTGAAGGTGTCATTCCAAATTTACAACGACGTTATCATGAAACAGAATCCGACAGCGTTCGTGATGACTTATCACAATACATAAGCGTTCAATCTTGTCCTGAGTGCCACGGATCTCGACTAAATCGTTCCGCACGTAATGTCTTCATTGCCGAACAAACCTTACCTGAAGTGGTGACCTATCCGATTGCAGAATGCTTAAAATATTTCGAAACACTTGAATTACCAGGCTCTCGTGGTGAAATCGCCTCCAAAATACTAAAAGAGATTCGTGATAGGCTGACATTCTTAGTTAATGTAGGTCTTGAGTACCTAACCCTTGACCGCAAAGCCGATTCGCTATCAGGCGGCGAAGCGCAGCGTATTCGACTTGCCAGCCAAATCGGTGCAGGGTTAGTCGGCGTTATGTACATTCTTGACGAGCCATCCATTGGCTTACACCAGAGAGATAACGAACGCCTGATTGCAACACTCACAAGACTCAGAGATTTAGGCAATACCGTTATCGTGGTAGAACACGACGAAGACGCCATTCGTGTAGCTGACTTTGTTGTCGATATTGGCCCGGGAGCCGGCGTCCATGGCGGCCAAATCATCGCCAGCGGAACACCACAAGACATTATGGATTGCCCAGAATCCATTACAGGGCAATTTTTGACTGGTAAACGAAAAATTGAAATTCCAGCAATTCGACACCAAGCCAAAGACAAACAATTTCTTAAACTAATAGGTGCAACAGGCAACAACCTAAACACTGTAGACTTAAAAATTCCAGTGGGCGTAATGACGTGCGTTACAGGCGTATCAGGTTCAGGTAAGTCAACACTTATAAACGGTACCTTATACCCGCTGGCGGCAACGGCACTTAATGGCGCAACAACATTAAAAGCCGCCCCCCATGAGCGTATTGACGGCTTGGAACTATTTGATAAGTGCGTCGATATTGACCAAAGCCCCATCGGTCGGACGCCTCGCTCTAACCCTGCCACTTATACAGGTATCTTCACACCAATGCGGGAACTCTTCTCAGCAACACAAGAAGCTCGTTCACGCGGTTATAAACCGGGGCGTTTTAGCTTCAACGTAAAAGGTGGACGCTGTGAAGCCTGTCAAGGAGATGGCGTAATTAAGGTAGAAATGCACTTCCTTCCAGATGTGTATGTACCTTGCGACACGTGTAAAGGCAAACGCTACAATCGTGAAACCTTAGAAATTCATTACAAAGGCAAAAACATCCGTCAATGTCTTGAAATGACTATTGAAGATGCGCGTGAGTTCTTTGATCCCGTTCCATCTATCGCCAGAAAATTACAAACACTCGTTGATGTTGGTCTAGGTTATATTCGTTTAGGGCAGGCCGCAACAACGCTTTCAGGGGGGGAAGCTCAACGAGTAAAACTAGCAAAAGAGTTATCTAAGAGGGACACAGGGGCGACTCTGTACATATTAGATGAACCAACTACCGGATTGCATTTTGCCGATATTGAACAACTTCTAAAGGTCCTTCATAGACTTAGAGATCACGGTAATACCGTCGTTGTTATTGAGCACAATTTAGACGTCATAAAAACAGCCGATTGGGTGATCGATTTAGGGCCTGAAGGTGGTAGCGGTGGTGGCTATATTGTTGCCGAAGGAACACCTGAGGACATTGCTCAAGCAGATAATTCACACACAGGGCGGTTCTTAAAGTTAATGCTCAATTAA